The proteins below come from a single Pyramidobacter porci genomic window:
- a CDS encoding glycosyltransferase family 9 protein has product MNFPRVALDNNVKAKVVLIRFSALGDIVLTAHIGKKLKELFPSFEITWLTEKGYAPLAQCMPWIDNVMPWDRQEGQKGFLKLVSRIRKEKFDILVNLQDNDRTALLTLLTSIPLKIGFHRHFQFVYHQDIYAVLGQLGISPCLEKRIHSSLVRPAGDSPLSSCSEMENVRGCAALAIGASMARKRWPAAYWARLIDYLSRENCMAVLVGAGVEELRMSEEIMALCPGKKILNLVDALSLLDLLRVLADASFVVAADTGPLHMARALGSKVIALFGPTSLSIAYTQSFDKVVYTSCEKMGCWDWKCSLPCMERISPQKVVEAAGEILKDLFPSKE; this is encoded by the coding sequence ATGAATTTTCCGCGGGTGGCTCTGGATAACAATGTCAAAGCAAAAGTTGTGCTGATCCGTTTTTCGGCTTTGGGCGATATCGTTCTCACGGCTCATATCGGCAAAAAATTAAAAGAACTGTTCCCGTCTTTCGAGATTACGTGGCTGACGGAGAAAGGCTACGCTCCACTGGCACAATGTATGCCTTGGATCGACAACGTGATGCCGTGGGACCGGCAGGAAGGGCAAAAGGGCTTTCTCAAACTTGTTTCCCGCATCCGCAAGGAAAAGTTTGACATCCTCGTGAACCTGCAGGACAATGACCGCACGGCCCTGCTGACCCTGCTCACCTCCATTCCTTTGAAGATCGGCTTCCATCGGCATTTTCAGTTTGTTTACCATCAGGATATCTATGCCGTGCTCGGTCAGTTGGGCATTTCACCGTGTCTGGAAAAGCGGATTCATAGTTCCTTGGTGCGTCCTGCGGGGGATTCTCCTCTGAGCTCCTGCAGTGAAATGGAGAACGTTCGAGGCTGCGCCGCCCTGGCCATCGGCGCCAGCATGGCACGAAAGCGCTGGCCAGCCGCGTATTGGGCTCGGCTCATCGATTATTTGTCACGGGAAAATTGCATGGCAGTTCTCGTTGGCGCCGGAGTCGAAGAGCTGAGAATGTCGGAGGAAATTATGGCGCTGTGCCCCGGCAAAAAAATTCTCAATCTCGTCGACGCGCTTTCCTTGCTCGATTTGCTCCGCGTGCTGGCCGACGCCTCTTTTGTCGTCGCTGCCGACACCGGGCCTCTCCACATGGCACGTGCGTTGGGCAGTAAAGTGATTGCGCTGTTTGGGCCGACGTCGCTTTCGATCGCCTATACGCAAAGCTTTGATAAAGTTGTTTATACATCCTGCGAAAAGATGGGATGTTGGGATTGGAAATGCTCTTTGCCCTGTATGGAGCGCATTTCGCCGCAAAAAGTCGTCGAAGCCGCCGGCGAGATTTTGAAAGACCTTTTTCCGTCAAAGGAGTGA
- the rfaE2 gene encoding D-glycero-beta-D-manno-heptose 1-phosphate adenylyltransferase → MSEATLVKIVERVERLSPCTVAVIGDLMLDRYLYGSVERISPEAPIPVVKFQSERSVLGGAGNVVANLCGLGADVKFFAQLGGDPEAREVLGLLGALNDRRRGSVELFPSHKETTTVKTRVIGNGRQQMMRLDHEDILPLGPELEGELLSRLSGLGAGRLDAVILSDYGKGMCSPSVCRRVIEMCRTRHIPVFVDPKGADWGRYAGAELVTPNVKELSDAAGVSISNDEDEALAAQARKVRSSFGLNNLLVTRSEKGSTFVGEQECFDEPSQAVDVYDVSGAGDTVIATVAFFRAYGVDWRNCCRLSNAAAQVVIGRAGTYPISYRELKDLCLSRMEASSPFSAGQKIFDAAAAVRLVKEWKEQGKKVVFTNGCFDVFHAGHVDSLTRARALGDRLLVGLNSDRSVRNLKGDTRPINSEQNRAAVLAALECVDAVVIFDENTPERLLSLIRPDVLVKGGDYRPERIAGAAHAGRVEILPLLPGLSSTSIIDKLRENE, encoded by the coding sequence TTGTCTGAAGCTACTCTTGTAAAGATCGTAGAACGAGTCGAGCGGCTTTCTCCATGTACAGTCGCCGTCATCGGCGACCTCATGCTTGACCGGTATCTTTACGGCAGCGTGGAGCGGATCTCTCCCGAAGCGCCGATTCCGGTCGTGAAGTTTCAGAGTGAGAGAAGCGTTCTCGGCGGGGCGGGCAACGTCGTCGCCAATCTTTGCGGGCTTGGCGCGGACGTCAAGTTCTTCGCTCAGCTCGGCGGCGACCCGGAGGCGCGGGAAGTCTTGGGGCTTTTGGGCGCTTTGAATGATCGGCGCCGGGGAAGCGTCGAACTGTTCCCGTCCCATAAGGAGACGACGACCGTGAAAACGCGCGTCATCGGCAACGGGCGTCAGCAGATGATGCGGCTGGATCATGAGGATATTCTCCCGTTGGGCCCGGAATTGGAGGGCGAACTTCTTTCCCGACTGTCGGGACTTGGCGCGGGCCGTCTGGACGCGGTCATCCTTTCCGACTACGGCAAGGGCATGTGTTCGCCTTCGGTGTGCCGCAGAGTCATCGAGATGTGCCGGACACGGCACATTCCGGTCTTTGTCGATCCCAAGGGAGCGGATTGGGGGCGCTATGCCGGAGCCGAGCTGGTCACGCCCAACGTGAAAGAGCTTTCGGACGCGGCCGGAGTGAGCATATCGAACGACGAAGACGAAGCGCTTGCGGCGCAGGCTCGAAAGGTTCGTTCTTCCTTTGGGCTGAACAATTTGCTGGTCACCCGCTCCGAAAAGGGCAGCACGTTCGTCGGCGAACAAGAATGTTTTGACGAACCGTCTCAGGCGGTCGACGTTTACGACGTTTCCGGCGCCGGCGATACGGTTATTGCCACAGTCGCCTTTTTTCGCGCCTACGGCGTCGACTGGCGGAACTGCTGTCGGCTGTCGAATGCGGCGGCCCAGGTGGTCATCGGCAGGGCGGGAACGTATCCGATTTCCTATCGAGAGTTGAAGGATCTGTGCCTCTCCAGAATGGAAGCGTCGTCTCCGTTCTCCGCAGGGCAGAAGATTTTCGATGCGGCCGCTGCGGTACGGCTGGTGAAGGAATGGAAAGAACAAGGGAAAAAGGTGGTTTTCACGAACGGCTGCTTCGACGTCTTTCACGCCGGTCACGTCGACTCGCTGACGCGCGCCAGAGCTTTGGGCGATCGACTGCTCGTCGGCCTCAACTCCGACCGTTCGGTAAGAAATCTGAAAGGCGATACTCGTCCGATCAACAGCGAGCAGAACCGAGCCGCCGTTCTGGCGGCCCTTGAATGTGTGGACGCGGTGGTCATTTTTGACGAGAATACGCCGGAGCGGCTTCTTTCTCTGATCAGGCCGGATGTTCTGGTCAAGGGCGGCGACTACCGGCCGGAGCGGATCGCCGGCGCCGCGCATGCCGGCAGAGTGGAGATTCTGCCGTTGCTTCCGGGGCTTTCCAGCACGTCGATCATTGACAAACTGCGCGAAAATGAATAA